The genomic interval TGGAATGACTGAATATTTAAAGTTGTCACGCAAACAAAAGCCTGTGGCACGTTTCGAAGGCGATAAGAGCTTGCgatttacaaaaaacaaaaaaacaaaaaaagtaacgACCCTTTCTTGCATGCACGGCTTTCCAAAAGCTGGAAGAACAAACTCTTTTCTCATCACTTATCTACTACGTATAATCTTTATAGCAAAGCCTCTGGGTTCAGACCCTTTATTTTAAAACTTCATCTCTTGGTCCTGGTTTTCTGTTATTCTGGCGGCCTCAACAAGGCTGTAAACTTATCTCACTTTTACAACTCCCCTTATCCTCCGGGGACAAAGTacggctgccttaatggcgggatGGTTGAAAACCACCCTTTGGACGGCAAAGTCACCTTTTCTTTAGCAAGTGGTCCCGCGAGTGTTTAAGCGCGGATAAGTTCAAAACATGAGCACAAATAAAAGTCCCTCTCTCTTAAAGCCAAACATTCGTCTCTAGGAGACCAAGCCTTGTTATAGTAGAAGACCACAaagctaaatttagcgttgccagcTTGAGAAACTAGAGCTACATCTGCACCGCACCTATGTTGGCTgacctttaaaaacaaaacaaaaaagattttgtGCATATATTTCCTTCCATCCTTTTTCGCTTCTTCACTTTTCCAAATTGTTCtgtattcttcatccttttctttaACAGGGAGACATCCAGGCAAGGCTCCCAAAACCTCCAGCATAACCCTCCACCGACGCAGCAGCAGCTAGCTACCTATACCACCCACCGAGGCACCATGATCAACTACGAACTCTTATTCCGCTGGGTCATCGCGGTGGACATTCTGTTGTGCGCCGCCATCGTGGTCTCCaacttcttcctcctcctttcCATCCTCTTCTCCAAAAGAGCTCGCTCGCGCACGCGCAATGCCATGCTCGTGAGCGTGTGCGTGGCGGACCTGCTGGTGGGAGCCTTCACGCACCCTATCTACATCCACTCTTACCACACGGGCACGCTCTTCCACTCGTGCGAGATGCACATCCTCATGCAACTCATCGGGGACTACTCGCAGGTACGTGTGTGACGCCCGTTTCTCACAGGCAAGAAAAGCTAGGAAGCTATAGCATTgtctcaaaacgaaagtgataagAGTTGTCCGTCCCTGCAATTGCCCGCGGCGCTGTCGGCgggtagttccggttgttttgtttacgtccaaaatggctgaacgaGAGAAGAAGATTAGTGGTGGAGGGAAACGTTACTGTGTCTGCTGTTCAAACTACGCGGGTATAGAAGTTGAAGGGCGGATTGTCATGCGGTTccattttgcaaacacaaaccggaactacctgacgttccaggggcgcaactctgtccGACTATCGCGTTAGTTTCAAGAAAATGCTATAGCCGCTGTCAAGGCGAGTAGGCGAGCACATCCATGaaatgattttttaaagtttttttttgtgtgtttttgttttgctaatGAGGCGAAAATGTTGTAAACtccagagaaaaaaaagaccatCAGAAGGTCCCAGTGACCTTGATAGTCGTAGAGTACGTAACCGATACATATCTTTTTCAACACAATTTGTGATTGTTGTTCTTATTTTTGATGTTCTTGTATGTGGGTCTTGGCAGCCTAATTAAGACTGCGAAACCCACCTCTTTTTAAAAAAGATGGTTGATTGCTGTActtattgttcttgttcttgttgtgggTCTTGGTAGCCTTGGACTATGTGACCCACCTCTTTTTCACAAGGGTTGTTGAGACAGTTGTAAAACTACAGACATAAGAAGAGTATCAAACTAAAGTTTTATGAGCCTCAAATTAAGTGGGCGAAGTCGGCTTCGCGAAGCTTACTTCCCAAATCTggttgcacgaagctttggcactttctttctttctttctttatttggtgtttaacgtcgttttcaaccacgaaggttatatcgcgacgagggaaaggggggagatgggataggggaaaggggggagatgggatagagccacctgttaagtgtttcttgttcacaaaagcaccaatcaaaaaattgctccaggggcctgcagcgtagtacaatatatgacctcactgggagaatgcaagtttccagcacaaaggaccaaacatttcttacacaccGCCTGACCAAAAtccttacaaacattgaccatggcatattctacacaagaaccacttaacaagggtaaaaggaggaacagaatccgttagtcgcctcttactacatgcggggtgcagagaaataaggatgtggaaaagaagacttttggtaagtgaaataaaggtgatggatccagtcaggtagaaataagacaataagaaaagaattggaaaactgcagggaatagtagggagagttttcttggaaggaaatataggtgaaaggactggtaaggcagaaataagacaaaagaagagaagtaaaggagtGGGGTAGCTTAGTataaacactcccgccgcgtgaaggcgaccccatgggagcgctttggcactgaattgtgCGTGAAAAGACTTCGTGACAACTTTGAGAAAGCAACTACTTCACATCTTATATTGTGGTCTATCTTAATTGAGTCCACACTTGATGAGACAACCAAACCAATCATgatatacttcttcttcttcttctgcgttcgtgggctgacactcccacgtacactcgtgtgtttttgGCACGAgtagaattttacgtgtatgaccgttttttaccccgttttcggaggaagcatgctgggtattttcgtgtttctataacccaccgaactctgacatggattacaggatctttttcgtgcgcacttggtcttgtgcttgggggtgttcggacaccgaggagagtctgcacacaaagttgactctgagaaataaatttctcgccgaacgtggggacgaactcacgctgacagcggccaactggatacaaatctagcgcgctaccgactgagctacatccccgcccaatcATGATATACAAATTGTATCACTATGTGTTTGCAGGACTTTGTGTGTTTCTGGACGCTGGTGACGATGGGGTCAGTGTACGTGCACAAGCTGGCGGgagagaggtgggggtggggcagCCCTCAGCCCACGCAGTACGGCCGACTGACCCCCACACGATCCAAGTGTGACACAGCGGCCCGCGTGGCCAAAAAGGTACGCATAGGCTTTTTTGTTCAATGTTTTATGTAAGAATGAGAGATGATTCTCAAAGTGGTGATCAAGTCTTGGTTGTTGCAAATTATTTCAGTTCATAGTATCAGTCACACATCAAAGagccaagttttgactaaatgtttttaacgtagggggggaatcgagacgagggtgtggtgtatgtgtgtacgtgtgtgtgtgtatgtgtgtagagcgtttcagactaaactactggaccgatcttcatttttaacatgagagttcctgggaatgatatccccggacattttttttcttctttttatatttagtcaagttttgactaaatattttaacatcgagggggaatcgaaacgagggtcgtggtgtatgtgcgtgtgtctgtgtgtctgtgtgtgtgtgtgtgtgtgtgtgtgtagagcgattcagactaaactactggaccgatctttatgaaatttgacatgagagttcctgggtatgaaatccccgaacgtttttttcattttttttaaaaatgtctttgatgacgtcatatccggcttttcgtgaaagttgaggcggcactgtcacgccctcatttttcaaccaaattggttcaaattttggtcaagtaatcttcgacgaagcccggacttcggtattgcatttcagcttggtggcttaaaaattaattaatgactttggtcattaaaaatcggaaaattgtaaaaaaaaataaaaatttataaaacgatccaaatttacgtttatcttattctccatcatttgctgattccaaaaacatataaatatgttatattcggattaaaaacaagctctgaaaattaaatatataaaaattattatcaaaattaaattgtccaaatcaatttaaaaacactttcatcttattccttgtcggttcctgattccaaaaacatatagatatgatatgtttcgattaaaaacacgctcagaaagttaaaacaaagagaggtacagaaaagcgttctatccttcttagcgcaactactaccccgctcttcttgtcaatttcactgcctttgccatgagcggtggactgacaatgctacgagtatacggtcttgctgaaaaatggcattgcgttcagtttcattctgtgagttcgacagctacttgactaaatattgtattttcgccttacgcgacttgtttattattaatgtctttgatgacgtcatatccggctttttgtaaaagttgaggcggcactgtcacaccctcatttttcaatcaaattgattgaaattttggccaagcaatcttcgacgaaggccggacttcggtattgcatttcagtttggtggcttaaaaattaattgatgactttggtcattaaaaaatctgaaaattgttaaaaaaaaaaaagttttataaaacgatccaaatttacgttcatcttattctttatcatgttctgattccaaaaacatataaatatgttatatttggattaaaaacaagctctgaaaattaaaaatataaaaattatgatcaaaattaaatttccgaaatcgtttcaaaaactatttcatcttattccttgtcggttcttgattccaaaaacatatagatatgatatgtttcgattaaaaacacgctcagaaagttaaaacgaagagaggtacagtaaagcgtgctatgaagcacagcgcaaccgctgccgcgccaaacaggctcgtcactttcactgccttttgcactagcggcggactacgttcagtttcattctgtgagttccacagcttgactaaatgtagtaatttcgccttacgcgacttgttttttatatttagtcaagttttgactaaatattttaacatcgagggggaatcgaaacgagggtcgtggtgtatgtgcgtgtgtgtgtgcgtgtgtgtgtgtgtgtgtgtgtgtgtagagcgattcagactaaactactggaccgatctttatgaaatttgacatgagagttcctgggtatgaaatccccgaacgttcttttcatttttttgataaatgtctttgatgacgtcatatccggcttttcgtgaaagttgaggcggcactgtcacgccctcatttttcaaccaaattggttcaaattttggtcaagtaatcttcgacgaagcccggacttcggtattgcatttcagcgtggtggcttaaaaattaattaatgactttggtcattaaaaatcggaaaattgtaaaaaaaataaaaatttataaaacgatccaaatttacgtttatcttattctccatcatttgctgattccaaaaacatataaatatgttatattcggattaaaaacaagctctgaaaattaaatatataaaaattattatcaaaattaaattgtccaaatcaatttaaaaacactttcatcttattccttgtcggttcctgattccaaaaacatatagatatgatatgtttggattaaaaacacgctcagaaagttaaaacaaagagaggtacagaaaaagcgtgctatccttcttagcgcaactactaccccgctcttcttgtcaatttcactgcctttgccatgagcggtggcctgacgatgctacgagtaaaatggcattgcgttcagtttcattctgtgagttcgacagctacttgactaaatgtagtaatttcgccttacgcgacttgtttttttttattagtgttTGGCCATCTGACTTGGGTATGTTTCTCTCTGAGGCCCATTATTGGTGTGTTTGAGAGACGCTCGAAAGTGACCGATTTGAGAGAATGTTATCGTTAAAACAGTGGTCCCGCCACTGTTTAAAACTTTACAAGATATAGGAAAAATCATACAATAGAAGGCCAACGCAGTGTAGTGAGAAACTGTTATGTTCACGTTTAACAAATACGATTCACAGTTTAATATTAGTTACGCTATTGCACTGGATTTGAGTATTCTTTATCCAGAGTCGATTTAGCCCTGCGGCATGATTATGTCGCTGACGTTACACAATACCATCATCCTTACGGGAGATGGTAGTCCTTCTTCATCATGCAACATCTAGAACTAGAAGGTGAAGTAAAACTCACCGTGTGTCTGTTTTATTGCATCCTGGTCGTTATGTACGTCTCATTATCATAACTATCTCCCAGGGCCCTCTGCTCTAGGTCATTTGCGGAAGTGAGTTGTTCCCCGTGGCCGTAGCAGACAACGTGAAGCACAAAGGCTTAGTTGTGTGTTGTGACCTCACTAACACTTCCAATCCATTTTCTCATAATTTCTAGGTGGTATTGTCCAGAAACCTCTGGGTGAGGTGGATGGATCTATAAACATTACCATCactacttttttgtttgtttgtttgcttaacgcccagccgaccacgaagggccatatcagggcggtgctgctttgacatataacgtgcgccacacacaagacagaagtcgcagcacaggcttcatgtctcactcagtcacattattctgacaccggaccaaccagtcctagcactaaccccgtaatgccagacgccaggcggagcagccactagattgccaattttaaagtcttaggtatgacccggccggggttcgaacccacgacctcccgatcacggggcggacgccttaccactaggccaaccgtgccggtttaccattactactactgctgctgcttttactactacttctaccactactacttctactactactactactacagtcgaacctgccctcgagaccacctgtccataaagaccacctgtacATTAAGACCACCCATAAGGATCCCCGACGGTTTTAACgactatataaatcacctgtctaaggagaccacttttgctcagtcccttgagtggtctctttagacaggttcgactgtactactactactacttctactactactactactactactacaggggtcctgatttggcctatatggtccgctggacccaaaaagcaacagctaactaactaactaaccactaCTACTACAGTACTGCTAAGTACTGCTATCAATGATTCATGCTGGATTTGTTGTCTCTCTCTAAACAGGCGTTGCTGGTGGGGTGGCCGTGGCTGGGCACGCTCCTCATCCCCGTCCCCATCCTGATGGCCAACGTGGACCAGACCACCCGTGACGCCTTCTGGGACGAGACGTTCTGTCCGCTGCACACGCCCTTCCCGTTACGCATGGTGGTGCTGGTGCTCGTCTTCTACCTGCCCATCGCCGCCCTGCTGCTGCTGTGTGTGGGCATCGGGCTGGTCATGTACTGGGACATGGTCACCGCCACCCAGGCATCCCGGTCAAGAACCTCCGCCGCCTCCGAAGCCCTGGTGCAGGAGAGAGAAGGGGACGCCGAGGGAGGgcgaggggagagggagagggaggtaGGAGGTGGAGGAGGTGGTGGTGAGAGAGCCAACGGCCACCCCCCTGGCAGCCCGATCTACACAGAAGGgatggaggggggaggaggaggggtgggggaggtggaTAATGCCTCTTCCGCGGACACCCTCGCTGGTCACGACCACTCCGCCACCCACGCTGACATCGACATTGTTCAGTCCAGAACTGCGGACTCCGCCGCCACGACCAACACCATCCACACGCAAGACATCGACCCGAGCGTCATCTTAGtcggaggaggagggggaggaggaggaggaggagacgcggaagaaggaggagaaagaagaaGGACGGAGGTGCCGAACCATCCAGAAGGAGCAAGTAGTAGCAGTACCAACAACCTCAGCGTTTCGGATCCCGTAGAGCGCCCCTTGCACATGCTACTGCCGCTGTTGGTGACGGTGATGTGTGCGTTGCCACTGATGGTCGGCTGGTGGTTCTACGCAGGCATGGATCGTGATGCCGTCATCATCGTCTCCGTCACGCTCTCCAGGGTCTACCTCCTGCGGGCCGCCGTCCTGCCCATCGCCTGGTTCACGCTCCCGGAACTGCGTCAGGCGGCCGCGGCATTGTGGAATCGCATGAACGGGAAGGGGGCAGGGAGGGGTGGTTCCGGCCCGCGGGGGGAGATGGGGGAGTACTCTGTGGCCTACGCTACACTGAGAGAAAGCAGGGACGCTCCCACTTCGCTCTTCTCGGAAGGGGTCGGGTCAGGTCGGGGTAGCGTCACCAGACAGAATCCTTTCAACTCTGACGTCAGAGCGTGAGTGAGAGGGTGACTGTGACGTCAGAGTTGACTCAGAGACGATTCAGACAAGGACTTCAAAGGAGAATTACGTCAGAGCGTGAGTGAGAGGGTAACAATGACGTCAGAGTTTGCTCAAAGGCGAACCAGACAAGGACTTCAAAGGAGATTCACGTCAGAGAAGACACAaccattgtctgtttgtgtatgaCACCTGCGAGGCGAAGACTTGTGTTTTGGAATCTTTTCCTCTGAGGTCAAACGTTACTAGAGATATTCTCGTAGCAAAGGATGTTCCAGAGATATTGTGAATCGGCGGGAAGACAGTATAAACTCTGAGAATCCACTGTGTACATAGACTGAAATTTCTCTTTTGACAGTGAAGTCACAAGCTACTTTCTGTACAGATCGATGTACGCATACATATGTGATGTGTTGAAGGACATAAAaggtttattgtcatgaacagACTTGGACTATGCTAGACAGCGTGAAAAAAAGTATTGGTCTTGCTCTTGCTTAGTTCATTTAGCTCCGTGAATAGTTAGGTGGTTATCGCTAAAAACAAAGTCAGAGGGAGTTAACGCGTGTGAGTGAAAGGCCAAGATGACAGCCCCTTCAGGTCAAGGAAAACTTCAATTAACACCCTGGATACATAAGGCGTGTTGACAGCAGTATAgcaagtaggggaagggctcctaatatggaccactttttgtttcatgctgataactagcttgtttttttgcgaagaagttttattttgtgtttggtagtctttctctcttggGTTAATCGTTAGGCATAATCAGATGTCAGCGTACATCATCGTATTGCCTTTAGTAGTCAACAGTGACGGTGTGACGCTGACAATTTGGCCCCGCCGTCATAATTTATTACCCCCTCGATAtgtactcaagactgaaatgttgtttcctggtcaaaTTAATGAA from Littorina saxatilis isolate snail1 linkage group LG7, US_GU_Lsax_2.0, whole genome shotgun sequence carries:
- the LOC138970727 gene encoding uncharacterized protein, yielding MINYELLFRWVIAVDILLCAAIVVSNFFLLLSILFSKRARSRTRNAMLVSVCVADLLVGAFTHPIYIHSYHTGTLFHSCEMHILMQLIGDYSQDFVCFWTLVTMGSVYVHKLAGERWGWGSPQPTQYGRLTPTRSKCDTAARVAKKALLVGWPWLGTLLIPVPILMANVDQTTRDAFWDETFCPLHTPFPLRMVVLVLVFYLPIAALLLLCVGIGLVMYWDMVTATQASRSRTSAASEALVQEREGDAEGGRGEREREVGGGGGGGERANGHPPGSPIYTEGMEGGGGGVGEVDNASSADTLAGHDHSATHADIDIVQSRTADSAATTNTIHTQDIDPSVILVGGGGGGGGGGDAEEGGERRRTEVPNHPEGASSSSTNNLSVSDPVERPLHMLLPLLVTVMCALPLMVGWWFYAGMDRDAVIIVSVTLSRVYLLRAAVLPIAWFTLPELRQAAAALWNRMNGKGAGRGGSGPRGEMGEYSVAYATLRESRDAPTSLFSEGVGSGRGSVTRQNPFNSDVRA